From the genome of Adhaeribacter pallidiroseus:
TACAATCCCCGATTATCTACCAACAACAAGGTAATTTCCGGAAACAATTACAGGCATTAGCTCCAGCTTATTTTTCTGGCCAAGCCGGATTGCACCATTACGCCAGCATGGCTTTTAACTACTATAAGACCTGTGTTCCGGCGGAGGCGGTTAAACTAAAAAGTTACTTTTATCTGTTACGGACCACTTTAGCTAGTCTATGGATTGTAGAGAAATGCCGCATACCTCCAATGTGGTTTCAGGAGCTTTTGCCTTTGGTACAAGATGCCCGAATAAAAAATAAAATAGATGAATTGCTCCTGCTGAAAGCCGAAATGAACGAAACGTACCTGCACCCCAAAGAAGCAGCGCTGGAACAATATTGCTGGCAAATTTTAAATTATTGCGAACCGTTTAAAAATGCGTTTACCTCACCACTTGGGGCTGTTCAAAAACTAAATAATCTGTTCCGGACCATTATAACCGAACCATGGCCTTAACCATAGAAATTTTAAAAATTAAAAAATACCTGTTATTTGAATGCATTAGCGGCAGCAAAGCTTACGGCCTCCACACCGTTGCGTCGGATACCGACATAAGGGGCATATTTGTGTTACCCCAAAACGAATATTATGGTTTAAACTACGTGGAGCAACTCAGTAATGAGAGCAACGATGTGGTATATTATGAGCTAAAGTGTTTTGTAGAACTGCTGGCCCGTAACAACCCCAACATGCTGGAATTACTAAACACGCCCCAGGACTGCATCACATATAAACACCCACTTTACGACCAGTTTCAACCCGAACTGTTTTAATCGCGGCTTTGCCAAAGCACTTTTGCCGGTTATGCCCTCACGCAAGTAAAGAAAGCCAAAGGCCTGAACAAGAAAATTGTTAATCCCATGGAACCGGAACGTAAATCGGTGCTGGACTTTTGTTATGTGGTGCAAGGCCAAGGCTCCGTAGCACTGCGGCAATTCTTACAGGTAAAAGAAATAAACCAGGAAGATTGCGGCTTAACTAAAATTCCGCACATGCCCGATTTGTATGCTTTGTTTTATAGTCCCGAATTTAAATTTAAAGGCATTGCGCCCCGCGAAAATGCCAACAATGTTTCGCTTAGCTCTATTCCCAAAGGTTTAGAGCCCATGGCGGTGCTATCGTTTAACAAAAATGCGTATTCTACTTACTGCAAAGAATACCAGGAATACTGGGAATGGGTAGCAAAGCGCAACGATGCCCGTTACCAGAATACGTTGTCGCATGGAAAAAATTACGATGCCAAAAACTTGATGCATACGTTCCGGTTACTCGCCATGGCCGAAGAAATTGCCCGGTCAGGGGAAATTAACGTGCGCCGCCCTGACCGGGAATTTTTACTTAAAATCTGCGTCGGCGCTTTTGAATACCCCGAACTGGTAGCCATAGCGGAAGCCCGCATCGCTAAAATGGACGAGTTATATGCGCAATCTAAACTCCCGGAAGTACCGGATTTAGCTAGCATCAATCAAGTTTTGGTGCAGGTTAGGAAAGAATTTTATAAGTAAAATCTTCTACGCAAAAAGACTGCGCACAGCTTCTGTTTTTTGCTTTATCATTTACCTTATTCTTCATACTCTTCTTAAAAAATGGGTTTTTAATTTTTTCTATGGAAAAAGAAGATGTAGGATGAGGAGCAAAACCAAAAAAGAATGGAAACTAAACCGTTAACCGGGAATGATTTACTAACCCTCGGCTATCCCGAAGGAAAAATTATAGGCATTGCCTTAAAAACTTTACAAACGCATTTTACCAACAGTACTTTAAAAGAGCAAACCCAAATACTGCAAGCGGTTTTAGCAGCTCCTGCTGCTTATCAAGATCACCCTACCTTAGCGCCAATAGCCACTGTTTTATTAGAACCCAAATTTGAAAAATACCTGCCGTTACCGGATTCTTATTTACCATTTGCCGTGTACGACAAAGCAGGCATTGAAGAAGGCGCTTTAAAGCAGATGCGTACCGCCATGCGTTTGCCGGTAGCGGTGGCTGGTGCCCTGATGCCGGATGCTCACCAGGGTTACGGCTTACCCATTGGTGGCGTATTAGCTACGCAAAACGCCGTAATACCGTATGGGGTAGGTGTGTATATTGGCTGCCGGATGTGCCTGACGATTTACCCGGTGCCCGCTAGCTTTATAGAACAACAGCGGCAACCGTTAAAGAAAATTTTGTTGGCGAACACCCGTTTTGGTCGTGCCACTTTTCATAAACCATTGGAACACGCCGTAATTGACCAGCCGGAGTTTACCGAAATTCCTGTATTACGGACCTTAAAAGACCGGGCTTTTGCGCAACTGGGTTCTTCGGGCGGGGGTAACCATTTTGTAGAATTTGGCATTGCTGAGATTCCAGCTGGTCCGAACGAATGGAATCTCGCCCCGGGCAATTACCTGGCTATTCTCTCGCACTCTGGTTCGCGGGGGATGGGTGCTACCATTGCCGGCCATTATACCAAGTTAGCTATGGCCGCTTGTCCGTTACCGCCCGAAGCAAAACATTTAGCCTGGCTCGATTTAAATACCGAAGCCGGCCAGGAATACTGGCGGGCCATGAATTTGGCCGGTGATTATGCCTCGGCTTGCCACCACCAGATTCATCAGCGATTAGCAGCAGCTTTAGCACTGGAACCACTCGCCAGAATAGAAAACCACCATAACTTTGCCTGGAAAGAAAAAGACGCCTCTGGTAACAACTTAATAGTACACCGCAAAGGTGCCACCCCGGCCGGCAAAGGAGTACTGGGCATTATTCCGGGCTCAATGGCTACCCCGGGGTTTATTGTCCGCGGTAAAGGAGTAGTGACCTCGATAAATTCGGCTTCGCACGGGGCAGGGCGTACCATGTCGCGTACCAAGGCTAAATCTATGCTTTCGGTAAATCAGGTGCAACAGTATTTGCAGGCAGCCGGAGTAGAAGTGTTAGGTTCCGGCCTGGATGAGGCACCCATGGCCTACAAAGATATTCACCAGGTAATGGCGGCGCAGCAGGATTTAGTAGAAGTAGCAGGCACTTTTTACCCCAAAATAGTCCGGATGTGCGGCGACGAGCAGTATAAAGAAGTGGATTGATTTTGATATTTCTAAGTAATAAAATTTAAAGCAATAAATAACTTTATTATATTAAATAATCTATATATTTTAGGGCCTTAATTTTAAAACCGTAAAATATTTAATCAAAGAAGATTATGCCAAGGGATTTGTACGTCTTGGAATTTTTTAGTTTGCTGTTATTAATAAATGAATTGGTCTGAAGAACAGGTTTTAGCTTTATCACCAGATACTTCCTCCACAAAGTCGGGTAAAGATTTAGCCCGACCGGAAAAGTGGCTAACTTTGGCTACAGAGGATCGTGCCCTTTGGGGCGAAATCAAAGGGAGTGGCAGTACTCCTTACCGCACCCAGATAGATCTGCAGAACATTGCTTTTAAATGCTCTTGCCCCAGCCGCAAATTTCCTTGCAAGCATGGACTAGGTCTTTTTTTAATTTATGCCCGCAAACCCGAGGTGTTCACGGCAGCAAATCCACCGGAGTGGGTTGCCGAATGGCTCGGCAAAAGAACAGCAAAGACCGAGAAAAAAGAAGAAGCCCCCGTAAAAACCCCGGACCCGCTGGCCCAAACCAAACGGGCAGAAGCGAGAGAAACAAAAATTTTAACCGGCCTGGCAGAAATTAGCTTATGGGTGAAAGATTTAATTCGGAACGGCCTATTGGTCGTGCCGGAAAAAAGTTATTCTTTCTGGCAAAACCCAGCTGCCCGCCTAGTAGATGCCCAAGCTCCTGGGGTAGCTAACTTAATCCGTGAATTAGGTATTATTTCGTACGTTCAGGAAGGTTGGCAATCGCCATTACTTCACAAATTAATTCAGATTTATTTGCTGGCTCAAGCTTATCCTGCTATAGCAAACTTACCAGAAACTGTGCAAGCTGATTTAAAAGCCCTGGTAGGTTGGACTCAGAATCAGGAGGAGTTAAAAGCCGGCGCCGGCTTAAAAGATACCTGGCTGGTACTGGCCAAGCAATCTACCGAAGAAGCAAATATTCTTACCCAATCCTACTGGCTTTACGGACAAAATACAGGAAGATCCGCGATGGTGCTTAACTTTTACCATTTGTCTAAACCGACTGATTTAGGATTACTGGTTGGTACCGCCCTGAAGGCAGAGCTACTGTTTTATCCGGGAAGCTTCCCCTTACGCGCCTTAATTAAAGAGCAAAGCCAGACGATGGAAATGCCGGAGTTAGAAGAATTTAATCCATTATCCGTTATACAGGATCAGTTTGCAACAGCAATTGCGAGTTATCCCTGGCAAAATAATTTACCTTGCCTGGTAAAAAGTTTGAATCCTTTCTTTTATCAAAATCAATGGTATTTGAAGGATGAAGAAAACCGATACCTTACTCTTGACAAAAATTTTAAAAAATCGTGGCAACTTTTAGCCTTAAGCGGCGGAACCCCACTTAATCTGTTCGGGCTTTACCGGCCGCAATCCTTTTTACCTTTAGGCGTGTGGCACAATAAAACGTATTTACCTTTATAATTTATGGATGTTTGGGAAGAAGCTGTAAAGGTTGCTTTGGTAGGTACAGAACGCCAAAAACTTAGTTCGGAATATTTACCGCTGCCGGTACAGGATTTACTTAGCCAACTAGGTCCTGATGATCCAGAAGAATATTTCTTAAAAACAGCCGCCTTGCTTTTAAACTATACGCAAGCGGGTGGCAACCTTCCGGTTTGGCAAACCAGCGTGCCTCAACCAGCTGAATCAGATCATAAACCGGTTTGCTCTGACAAAGCCGTACAAACCTTGGCAACTATTCTGGAAGAAGGCTTTCCTACTTTAGTATTAGTTTGGTTGCAACAATGTACGCAAGCCCAACAGCGAGTGCGGGAAGATTATATTCCGGTATTGTTGGACGAAGGCAGAAAAAATGTAAACCTCCGTGCTTTGGTGAAAGAAGCGGTGGGTAACCGGGGAAAATGGCTGGCCAGTTTTAACGCCGATTGGCAGTATTTACTGCAAACCGAAACTGAAATTTGGGAACAAGGCAAACCGGAAGAACGCAAACAATTACTAAGGCAAATCCGGCAAGAAGATCCCGACCGGGCTCGGGAACTTTTAACTTCCAGTTGGAAAGAAGAAAATGCGAATAGCCGGGCGGAGTTACTCAGCATTTTTGTTAAAAATTTATCCTGGGCCGATGAAGCCTGGCTTAAAGATTTACAAACCGATAAAAGCCAGAAAGTAAAAGAGGCAATTACCCTGCTGCTTAGCCAACTACCCGAATCAACATGGGTGCAAGAATTAGGAGAGGAAGTTAAAACCTGGATTACTTTAAAAATAACCAAATCCTTGATTGCTTTCTCGAAAGAAGAACTGGAAGTAAAAATACCCGATACTTTCCCGGCTATTTTAAAAAAGAAAGGAATTCAAGAATTAAGCAATAATAAAAATATTCCCGATCAGGATTATTGGCTGAGCCAGGTTTTATCCTTAATCCCACCGGCATTTTGGGAAACACACCTTCAGGCGGGCCCGGAGAAAATATTATCCTTATTTTTTAAAAATAAATTATTACAAGCTAACCTGGCCGCTCTTATTTCGGCTACTATCCGCTTTAAAGATGCTCGCTGGGCAAAGATTTGGTTAAACGTAAAACTACCAGAATACGACGAATTAAGATTTTCTGCCTATTCCCTGGTGCCTCAACTATTAAATTTGCTACCCGAGGCGGATCAGCAAGATTACTTAAATCAGGTTTTGCGTAAAAAAAAGCTGGACTACCGGTTACATACCATCGACTTCTTGTTGGAACTTAATTTTAACTGGGATGCCCCTTTCTCCATGAAAGTAATGCAGGAATTAGCAAATACCTATACCGAGCAAACCATGTACCAAGGGTTTTATCGCCTGTTCGAACTGCATTTGCTTTTGCACCCGGAAATACTTCCGCATCTACACGCTATAGAACCAGCCGACCCCAATCTCAGCTCGCGGTGGCACGCGTTGCAAAATAAATTAATCCGGGCTTTGGAAATAAGATTAGACCTCCAGACCTGCTTCCCTAACTAATTTAAACTTAGCACTCACTAACAGGTACAAACGCCGGCTTTTTTCCGGCATTATTCCCAAAATCAAGCAACATTATAAATAATACCTCATGCAACAAGTACAACGTGCTCACGCGGAGCACCAGTTTGCCGAAGAAATTGAAGAACTTAAAAAAGTTGATTCTCACCCTTGCCCACCAAATTGGCAATTGTCGCCGTGGGCCGTGGTTACTTACTTAATCGGTGGCACATTAACAAATGGCTTTCGGATTACTCCTAAATACATTGGTAGCCGCCGGTTAATGGAAATTGCCGTGGCTACCTTAACCACCGACCGGGCCTTATTGCTGTACGGATTACCGGGCACAGCCAAGTCGTGGGTTTCCGAGCATCTGGCTGCCGCTATTTCCGGCACTTCTACTTTACTGATTCAGGGTACGGCTGGCACCGGCGAAGAAGCCATCCGGTACGGCTGGAATTACGCCAAGCTATTAGCCGAAGGACCTTCGCCCAATGCCTTGGTAGTAACGCCCATGATGCGGGCCATGCAGGACGGTAAAATTGCCCGTATAGAAGAATTAACCCGGATATCGGCGGATGTACAGGATACGCTTATTACCATTCTATCGGAAAAAATGCTGCCGGTACCCGAATTAAACATGGAAATACAATCGAACCGGGGTTTTAACGTAATTGCCACCGCCAATAACCGCGACAAAGGCGTAAACGAGCTTTCCGGTGCTTTAAAGAGAAGGTTTAACACCGTTATTCTACCGGTGCCCGATACCATGGAAGAAGAGGTAGAAATAGTAACCCGGCGGGTAGAAACTTTAGGCCGGGCACTAGAATTACCGGCCGAGCCACCCGCCTTAGAAGAAATTAAACGCATTGTTACTATTTTCCGGGAGTTGCGCAGTGGGGTAACGCTGGATGGTAAAACCAAACTTAAAATCCCGACCAGCACCATGAGCACCGCCGAAGCCATATCGGTGATTAACAGCGGCATGGCCTTGGCAGGGCATTTCGGGGATGGCGTTCTGAATGCCCACGATGTAGCCGCCGGTTTAGTTGGGTCGGTGGTAAAAGACCCGGTACAAGATAAGGTAGTCTGGCTGGAGTACCTGGAAACTGTGGTTAAAAGCCGCGATGGCTGGAAAGATATTTACCGGTCGTGCCGGGAGTTAGTTTAACCACATGAGCGTAACTGTTTTTGGCATCCGACATCATGGTCCGGGTTCGGCTCGCAGCCTGAAACTGGCTTTGGAAAAATTGCAACCGGACATGGTTTTAGTGGAAGGACCGCCCGATGCCAACGAAATTTTAAAATTAGCCTATCAGGAAGCGATGAAACCGCCGGTAGCCTTACTGGCGTACCTCCCGGACAAACCCGAAGAAGCGGTGTTTTACCCGTTTGCTGCTTTCTCGCCGGAATGGCAGGCCATTAAATACGCCCAGCAAAATCAGGTACCCGTAAATTTTATGGACCTGCCGTTGGCCCATAGATTTGCTTTAGAGGCCAGCAAACCGGAGCATAACTCTACTTTACCAAAGACGCAAGCCGACGAACCTGGTAATTATCCTCTGGATTACTTAGGCCAAGCAGCGGGTTTCGATGACGGTGAATCGTGGTGGGAGCACATGTTTGAGCAGCGCCGTGAGTCCGAAGAAGCTTTTGAAGCAGTGCTGGAGGCCATGCAGCATTTAAGGAAAGATCTGAACCGAGCAGAATCAGAAGAAACTTTGTTGCGGGAAGCCTTTATGCGCAAAATAATCCGGGATGCAGAAGCAAACGGATTCCAGAATATAGCCGTGGTTTGCGGTGCCTGGCACGCCCCGGCCTTAGTAGAAATGCCCTCTAAAAAACACGACAACGATTTACTAAAAGGCTTGCCCAAAGTAAAAGTAGCTTCTACCTGGATTCCGTGGACTTTTAGCCGCCTGACGTTTTACAGCGGGTACGGAGCCGGGGTTACCTCGCCGGGTTGGTACCAGCATTTATGGGATTACCCGCAGGATACCGGCATTACCTGGATGACCAAAGTGGCCCGGGTTTTCCGGCAGAAAAAGATGGACACTTCCGTAGCGCACGTAATTGATGCCTTTCGGCTGGCCGAAACGTTGGCTGGGCTCCGGCAACTATCCCGGCCGGGCTTAACGGAACTGAACCAGGCTACACAGTCCGTTATTTGTTTTGGTGATGCCTGGATGCTCGACTTACTTTTTCAGGAGTTAATTGTTGGCAAAAAAATGGGCCGGATACCCGAAGATGTTCCCCAGGTTCCGCTGCAAAAAGATTTGGAACGGTTGCAAAAAAAGTTACGCCTGATGCCAAAAGCATTCGAGCAAAGCTTAACACTAGACTTGCGCCAGACTACCGATTTAGAACGAAGTAAAATGCTACACCGCCTTTCTATCTTGGGTATTCATTGGGGAAAGCCCCAAAGAGCATCCGGGAAAGGCACATTTAAAGAACAATGGTCGCTTAATTGGGAGCCAGAACTGTTAATTAAAATTATTGAAATGGGCGTATGGGGCAATACCCTGGAAATCGCCGCTACTAATTTCATTGTTCAAAAGGCCCGGGAGATTACCAACATCAGCGAAGTAGCCGAATTACTGGAAAAAGCTATTCCCGCTGATTTAGAAGTAGCTGTGGCGCAACTTATGCAACGCATCGATGCTTTAGCTTCCGTTTCCGGGGACATTACGCCACTCATGCAGGCCCTTATTCCGTTGGCTTACGTGAGTCGTTACGGAAATGTACGCCAAACGGACTTAAATCTGCTGATTAACTTGGTGCGCAGCTTAACCATTCGGGTAAGTATTGGATTACCGAACGCCTGTTATGGCTTAGACGAAGATGCTTCCGGCACGCTGTTCGAAAAGATCTCAGAAGTACAGTCGGCGTTAAGTCTTTTTCAAGACCTGGAAATTGCAAACCCCTGGAAACAAGCATTACAAACCTTACTAAACAGCCACAATGTTCACGGATTAATTGTAGGCCGCGCTTGTAGGTTGCTGGCCGATGCGCAAGAAATTAAAGAAGAAGAACTGGGGGTAAAGTTCAGTTTGGCGCTTTCCAGTGCTCAGGAACCTGGTTACGCTGCTGCCTGGCTCGAAGGTTTTTTAAAAAACAGCGGCATGATCTTGCTCCTGGATGAAGGATTATGGACTATTCTGAACAATTGGGTAAGCACGCTGGATGAAGAAACATTTGTACAAGTATTGCCTCTCTTGCGGCGCAATTTTGCATCTTTTACTCCTGCCGAAAGAAGAAAAATCGGGGAAAAGGCTAAAAACGGCGGAGCTAACCGAAGAACCACTAGCCGCGCCACAACTTTAGACTTTAATTACGAACGCGCCGAACAAGCTTTACCGGTGGTAGCACAATTATTCGGCTTAAGGAATTGATTTTAAAATTTAAACAATCCTGTATTTAACAATTAAAGAAAAAAGCATTTTAAGCGGGCTAGTTAAAAGTTTTTGAGAGTCAAAAAGCTCGTGGCAGATAATAGGTTACTTAACCAGTGAAATTTTAAAAATAATGAACAAAAATTACTTAAAACGGTGGCGTTTAATATTAGGTGGCGAAGCGGCCGACGGTACGGGCGTAAGCTTAACTGGTCAGGATATAAATCTGGATAAAACCTTAACCGCCCTCTATGACTCGGAACGGACCGCCGGTTTAGGTTCTTCTTCCCCCAACGTATCGCGTTGGCTCGGCGATATCCGGACTTATTTTCCCTCGTCGGTGGTTAAAGTAATGCAGCAGGATGCCCTAAAACGGCTGAACCTGACTTCCATGCTGTTGGAACCCGAAATACTCGCTACGGTAGAACCAGATGTAAATTTAGTAGCTACCCTCATGACTTTAAGCCGGGTAATACCCGACAAAACTAAAGATACTGCCCGGGAAGTAGTGCGGAAGGTAGTGGAGGAGCTTATGAAAAAATTAGCGCAACCCATGCAACAGGCCATTACCGGCAGTCTGAATAAATCAGTAAAAATAAACCGGCCCCGGCACAACGAGATTGACTGGCCTACTACCATTCGTAAAAATCTTAAACATTACCAGCCCGAATATAAAACCATTATTCCGGAAACTCGCGTTGGTTTTGGTCGCAAAAGAGCTGCTTTAAAAGATATTGTCCTGTGCCTCGACCAAAGTGGTTCGATGGGTTCGTCGGTGGTTTATTCTGGTATTTTCGGAGCAGTAATGGCTTCGTTGCCTTCCGTAAAAACCAAGATGGTGGTGTTTGATACCGCCGTAGCTGACCTGACCGAAGAATTACACGACCCGGTAGATTTACTTTTTGGCGTGCAACTAGGTGGCGGTACCGACATCCAATTGGCATTAGGTTACTGCGAGCAAATCATTACCCGGCCAACAGATACCGTTATGGTGGTAATAACTGATTTATACGAGGGTGGCAATGTAAATGAAATGAGAAAACGCTTTGCTGCCCTGGTAGCGAGCGGCGTACAAGTAATTGTATTATTAGCACTTAACGACGATGGTTCTCCGGCCTACGACCATAGTAATGCGTCTTACCTGGCCTCTATTGGGGTGCCGGTATTTGCCTGCACCCCAGATTTATTTCCCGATCTTATGGCAAGTGCTATCCAGAAACAAGATATTGGTCAATGGGCGGCTATTCATAATATTCCCATCGCCCGCGGAAGCCGAGAGTTGGTACCGTAACATGAGTAATACAGCGTAAAAAATTACTAATTTAAAGTTCTGTCTTTTGACACTTTCCAGATAAAGCCATCCAGTACATAATGGGTTATTTGGGGCAAAGTTAATAAGGGCACAAATATGGCTAATAGCAAACTATCCTGAATTTGCGGCAGATTCGCAAAAAAGGTAAAAACTTCGCCGTGTTCGCGCCAAACCAGACTGTCCCAAAAACCTTCTTCCAGGTAAGCCAAAAAAGCTACTATCGCGATAAATAAAACAATGCCCGTATTCCGGTAAAGTAAGTTTTCTAGTCTTGGTATTACCGTACCTTTACTAGCGGCCCTAACCTGCTTTTTGCGACCATAAATCCAAACCAAGGCCAAGTACGGAATACCGTGGGATACCACGTTAAATGTGGTATAAATTAAATCGCCGTTGTAATGCACAATGCCTAAGTACCAGGAAAGCAAAGTACCCACAATAACCAGATTTCGGGGAATATTGACTGTTTTTTGCTGATACACCATCCTGATCTCCTTAAGAACATAAATCAGGATGATTATGTAATAACCAGCGGTTAGTACGGGTAAAAAGCTGGGATAAGGTATTTTTATAAAGTCGCCCGGAACAAACCAGTTAAAAAGACGCTTGCCTTCCAGATGCCAATACAGAATAGGGAAAACGGTAGCTGTATAAATAGTAATTATATTAATCTGCCGCTCTGATTGGCTTACCTTTTCTTTTCGGGAGTAAAGTTGCATAAAACCATACTGCTGGCGGATAAAATGATAAACCGCCAGATAAGCTAAAATTCGCCAGAAAAGAA
Proteins encoded in this window:
- a CDS encoding nucleotidyltransferase domain-containing protein, producing the protein MRKRIQEKLRAVEKEYGVSILLACETGSRAWGFSSPDSDYDVRFIYRHPASNYLALNEPQDHIEYLKEDLDLVGWDVRKSLKLLLKSNAAMFERLQSPIIYQQQGNFRKQLQALAPAYFSGQAGLHHYASMAFNYYKTCVPAEAVKLKSYFYLLRTTLASLWIVEKCRIPPMWFQELLPLVQDARIKNKIDELLLLKAEMNETYLHPKEAALEQYCWQILNYCEPFKNAFTSPLGAVQKLNNLFRTIITEPWP
- a CDS encoding DNA polymerase beta superfamily protein; translated protein: MALTIEILKIKKYLLFECISGSKAYGLHTVASDTDIRGIFVLPQNEYYGLNYVEQLSNESNDVVYYELKCFVELLARNNPNMLELLNTPQDCITYKHPLYDQFQPELF
- a CDS encoding RtcB family protein, producing the protein METKPLTGNDLLTLGYPEGKIIGIALKTLQTHFTNSTLKEQTQILQAVLAAPAAYQDHPTLAPIATVLLEPKFEKYLPLPDSYLPFAVYDKAGIEEGALKQMRTAMRLPVAVAGALMPDAHQGYGLPIGGVLATQNAVIPYGVGVYIGCRMCLTIYPVPASFIEQQRQPLKKILLANTRFGRATFHKPLEHAVIDQPEFTEIPVLRTLKDRAFAQLGSSGGGNHFVEFGIAEIPAGPNEWNLAPGNYLAILSHSGSRGMGATIAGHYTKLAMAACPLPPEAKHLAWLDLNTEAGQEYWRAMNLAGDYASACHHQIHQRLAAALALEPLARIENHHNFAWKEKDASGNNLIVHRKGATPAGKGVLGIIPGSMATPGFIVRGKGVVTSINSASHGAGRTMSRTKAKSMLSVNQVQQYLQAAGVEVLGSGLDEAPMAYKDIHQVMAAQQDLVEVAGTFYPKIVRMCGDEQYKEVD
- a CDS encoding SWIM zinc finger family protein, whose amino-acid sequence is MNWSEEQVLALSPDTSSTKSGKDLARPEKWLTLATEDRALWGEIKGSGSTPYRTQIDLQNIAFKCSCPSRKFPCKHGLGLFLIYARKPEVFTAANPPEWVAEWLGKRTAKTEKKEEAPVKTPDPLAQTKRAEARETKILTGLAEISLWVKDLIRNGLLVVPEKSYSFWQNPAARLVDAQAPGVANLIRELGIISYVQEGWQSPLLHKLIQIYLLAQAYPAIANLPETVQADLKALVGWTQNQEELKAGAGLKDTWLVLAKQSTEEANILTQSYWLYGQNTGRSAMVLNFYHLSKPTDLGLLVGTALKAELLFYPGSFPLRALIKEQSQTMEMPELEEFNPLSVIQDQFATAIASYPWQNNLPCLVKSLNPFFYQNQWYLKDEENRYLTLDKNFKKSWQLLALSGGTPLNLFGLYRPQSFLPLGVWHNKTYLPL
- a CDS encoding DUF5691 domain-containing protein; amino-acid sequence: MDVWEEAVKVALVGTERQKLSSEYLPLPVQDLLSQLGPDDPEEYFLKTAALLLNYTQAGGNLPVWQTSVPQPAESDHKPVCSDKAVQTLATILEEGFPTLVLVWLQQCTQAQQRVREDYIPVLLDEGRKNVNLRALVKEAVGNRGKWLASFNADWQYLLQTETEIWEQGKPEERKQLLRQIRQEDPDRARELLTSSWKEENANSRAELLSIFVKNLSWADEAWLKDLQTDKSQKVKEAITLLLSQLPESTWVQELGEEVKTWITLKITKSLIAFSKEELEVKIPDTFPAILKKKGIQELSNNKNIPDQDYWLSQVLSLIPPAFWETHLQAGPEKILSLFFKNKLLQANLAALISATIRFKDARWAKIWLNVKLPEYDELRFSAYSLVPQLLNLLPEADQQDYLNQVLRKKKLDYRLHTIDFLLELNFNWDAPFSMKVMQELANTYTEQTMYQGFYRLFELHLLLHPEILPHLHAIEPADPNLSSRWHALQNKLIRALEIRLDLQTCFPN
- a CDS encoding ATP-binding protein — its product is MQQVQRAHAEHQFAEEIEELKKVDSHPCPPNWQLSPWAVVTYLIGGTLTNGFRITPKYIGSRRLMEIAVATLTTDRALLLYGLPGTAKSWVSEHLAAAISGTSTLLIQGTAGTGEEAIRYGWNYAKLLAEGPSPNALVVTPMMRAMQDGKIARIEELTRISADVQDTLITILSEKMLPVPELNMEIQSNRGFNVIATANNRDKGVNELSGALKRRFNTVILPVPDTMEEEVEIVTRRVETLGRALELPAEPPALEEIKRIVTIFRELRSGVTLDGKTKLKIPTSTMSTAEAISVINSGMALAGHFGDGVLNAHDVAAGLVGSVVKDPVQDKVVWLEYLETVVKSRDGWKDIYRSCRELV
- a CDS encoding DUF5682 family protein gives rise to the protein MSVTVFGIRHHGPGSARSLKLALEKLQPDMVLVEGPPDANEILKLAYQEAMKPPVALLAYLPDKPEEAVFYPFAAFSPEWQAIKYAQQNQVPVNFMDLPLAHRFALEASKPEHNSTLPKTQADEPGNYPLDYLGQAAGFDDGESWWEHMFEQRRESEEAFEAVLEAMQHLRKDLNRAESEETLLREAFMRKIIRDAEANGFQNIAVVCGAWHAPALVEMPSKKHDNDLLKGLPKVKVASTWIPWTFSRLTFYSGYGAGVTSPGWYQHLWDYPQDTGITWMTKVARVFRQKKMDTSVAHVIDAFRLAETLAGLRQLSRPGLTELNQATQSVICFGDAWMLDLLFQELIVGKKMGRIPEDVPQVPLQKDLERLQKKLRLMPKAFEQSLTLDLRQTTDLERSKMLHRLSILGIHWGKPQRASGKGTFKEQWSLNWEPELLIKIIEMGVWGNTLEIAATNFIVQKAREITNISEVAELLEKAIPADLEVAVAQLMQRIDALASVSGDITPLMQALIPLAYVSRYGNVRQTDLNLLINLVRSLTIRVSIGLPNACYGLDEDASGTLFEKISEVQSALSLFQDLEIANPWKQALQTLLNSHNVHGLIVGRACRLLADAQEIKEEELGVKFSLALSSAQEPGYAAAWLEGFLKNSGMILLLDEGLWTILNNWVSTLDEETFVQVLPLLRRNFASFTPAERRKIGEKAKNGGANRRTTSRATTLDFNYERAEQALPVVAQLFGLRN
- a CDS encoding VWA domain-containing protein, translated to MNKNYLKRWRLILGGEAADGTGVSLTGQDINLDKTLTALYDSERTAGLGSSSPNVSRWLGDIRTYFPSSVVKVMQQDALKRLNLTSMLLEPEILATVEPDVNLVATLMTLSRVIPDKTKDTAREVVRKVVEELMKKLAQPMQQAITGSLNKSVKINRPRHNEIDWPTTIRKNLKHYQPEYKTIIPETRVGFGRKRAALKDIVLCLDQSGSMGSSVVYSGIFGAVMASLPSVKTKMVVFDTAVADLTEELHDPVDLLFGVQLGGGTDIQLALGYCEQIITRPTDTVMVVITDLYEGGNVNEMRKRFAALVASGVQVIVLLALNDDGSPAYDHSNASYLASIGVPVFACTPDLFPDLMASAIQKQDIGQWAAIHNIPIARGSRELVP